CGGCGGCCATCGCCAGCGCGATGCCCGTGTTGCCGCTGGTGGCTTCGATCAGCGTGTCGCCCGGCTTGATGTCGCCGCGCTCCTCGGCGCGGCGCAGCATCGACATCGCGGCGCGGTCCTTGACGGAGCCGGCCGGATTGTCGCCCTCCAGCTTGCCCAGGATGACGTTGTTGCGCGCGGCCGCGTCGGCGCCCGGCAGGCGCACCAGTTGCACCAGCGGGGTGTTGCCGATCGTGTCGGCGATGGTCTTGTAAGTCATGCGCTCAGCTTTTTTCTGTACCAAAACAACCATTCTAATCCGACTGGACGCCGGATGCTTGCGGCCGCAATGCCAGCGACATGTACGCATAGCCGTGCTGTTCGCCGTCGATGCGCAGCAGATCGGCGATTTCGCCGGTCTGCACGAAGCCGCGCTTGCGGTACAGGGCACGCGCCGGCGCGTTCACGCTCAGCACCTCCAGGTCGATCCAGTCCAGCGGCCCGTGCGCGACGGCCCAGTCGATCGCGGTGTCCAGCAGCGCCATGCCCAGGCCCAGGCGGCGGGCGTCGCGGTGCACGCCCATGCCCAGCAGCGCACGGTGGGCCGACTCGGCCTCGGCGCGCGCGCGCAGGTCGATGTGGCCGCGGATGGCGGCGCCGTCGAAGGCCAGCCACAGGCGGCGCCAGCCCGGCGCCGTCAGCGGTGTCGCCAGGCCGTTGGTGAAGGCTTCGATACGGCCGGGCGGCACGCTGCACTGGCCACGCGGCATCGGCTGGAACAACGGCATGCCGTCGACGCCGTTCTCGGTCAGTTGGTCGGCAAGGTAGGGAAAGAAAGCAGTCAGGTCGGCGGCCGTGGCGGCGCGGAGGGTCAGTGTGGTCATCCAGGCATTGTGCGGCATTGCCTGCCTACTGTCGAGCTCGTGTCCCACCGCGGTGCCTGACCCCAAGGTGGGACACGGGCCCGGCTGTTGATACGGTCGAGTTCGTGTCTTTGTCGGGGTGTAACCCCAAGGTGGACACG
This is a stretch of genomic DNA from Pseudoduganella chitinolytica. It encodes these proteins:
- a CDS encoding GNAT family N-acetyltransferase; the protein is MTTLTLRAATAADLTAFFPYLADQLTENGVDGMPLFQPMPRGQCSVPPGRIEAFTNGLATPLTAPGWRRLWLAFDGAAIRGHIDLRARAEAESAHRALLGMGVHRDARRLGLGMALLDTAIDWAVAHGPLDWIDLEVLSVNAPARALYRKRGFVQTGEIADLLRIDGEQHGYAYMSLALRPQASGVQSD